One Vespa crabro chromosome 9, iyVesCrab1.2, whole genome shotgun sequence genomic region harbors:
- the LOC124426440 gene encoding uncharacterized protein LOC124426440 isoform X1 has protein sequence MATLKGVFPNLTTTRKKNFIQENVKNLRRMEQCFHSNKESDELEKFQINRHRKKVNKYSNITAKVNTSFHGNLQNNHMENMSNKQIEIIEKEPLRKISTPILNKKNSVPIKKPLNSLTNKLVNKQTRKENIDNKNVQPGSKIKVTSDPNFIEKSREDVNSSPLSINTKYKHKGIQTIEEKHIDQLYMEGVIRYPTKKNLKNNEEKNKSESYKLLNSPSELESAQFASIELHDSPKISELPIINEKTDIVKPSKDRNSVATKIAAQLNNGVVPTNYRKGVVPKYIKDRKEAQQKAEEAKTAAFCPECPEGHVPLPDHERQETLRMLKKNYQDYVNELNMMPIKTDTLRAQKRKMEIEKQLNKLEEAIKVFSRPKVYVKINA, from the exons atggcTACATTAAAAGGTGTTTTTCCTAACCTAA caacaaccagaaagaaaaattttattcaagaaaatgtaaaaaatttacGACGAATGGAACAATGTTTTCATTCGAATAAAGAATCTGATGAGCTAGAAAAATTCCAGATAAATAgacatagaaaaaaagtaaataaatattccaacATTACTGCAAAAGTAAATACTAGTTTCCATGGAAACTTACAGAATAATCATATGGAAAATATgtcaaataaacaaatagaaattatagagaaagaaccattaagaaaaataagtactCCTAtacttaataaaaagaattctgTGCCTATAAAAAAACCACTCAattcattaacaaataaattggtaaacaaacaaacaagaaaagaaaatatagataataaaaacgttcaGCCAGGATCTAAGATAAAGGTAACATCTGACCCAAATTTTATAGAGAAATCTCGAGAGGATGTAAATAGTTCTCCTTTATCTATAAATACTAAGTATAAACATAAAGGTATTCAAACAATAGAAGAGAAACACATAGATCAGCTGTACATGGAAGGTGTTATTAG ATATCCCACTAAGAagaatttaaagaataatgaagaaaagaataaaagtgaATCTTATAAACTTTTAAATAGTCCATCAGAACTAGAAAGTGCGCAATTTGCGAGTATAGAGTTACATGATTCCCCAAAAATTTCAGAGTTACcaataatcaatgaaaaaactGACATTGTAAAGCCAAGTAAAGATCGTAATTCTGTTGCTACTAAAATAGCTGCACAGTTGAATAATGGTGTAGTTCCTACCAATTATCGCAAGGGAGTTGTCCCCAA ATATATTAAGGATCGAAAGGAAGCTCAACAAAAAGCAGAAGAAGCTAAAACAGCTGCATTCTGCCCTGAATGTCCAGAAGGTCATGTCCCCTTACCGGACCACGAGCGTCAGGAGACCTTGCGAATGctgaaaaaaa ATTATCAAGATTATGTTAACGAATTAAACATGATGCCAATAAAAACAGATACACTCAGAGctcagaaaaggaaaatggaaaTTGAAAAACAATTGAATAAACTAGAGGAAGCtataaaagtattttcaaGGCCTAAAGTTTATGTGAAAATAAATGCTTAA
- the LOC124426440 gene encoding uncharacterized protein LOC124426440 isoform X2 → MATLKGVFPNLTTTRKKNFIQENVKNLRRMEQCFHSNKESDELEKFQINRHRKKVNKYSNITAKVNTSFHGNLQNNHMENMSNKQIEIIEKEPLRKISTPILNKKNSVPIKKPLNSLTNKLVNKQTRKENIDNKNVQPGSKIKVTSDPNFIEKSREDVNSSPLSINTKYKHKGIQTIEEKHIDQLYMEGVIRYPTKKNLKNNEEKNKSESYKLLNSPSELESAQFASIELHDSPKISELPIINEKTDIVKPSKDRNSVATKIAAQLNNGVVPTNYRKGVVPKYDVKNILRIERKLNKKQKKLKQLHSALNVQKVMSPYRTTSVRRPCEC, encoded by the exons atggcTACATTAAAAGGTGTTTTTCCTAACCTAA caacaaccagaaagaaaaattttattcaagaaaatgtaaaaaatttacGACGAATGGAACAATGTTTTCATTCGAATAAAGAATCTGATGAGCTAGAAAAATTCCAGATAAATAgacatagaaaaaaagtaaataaatattccaacATTACTGCAAAAGTAAATACTAGTTTCCATGGAAACTTACAGAATAATCATATGGAAAATATgtcaaataaacaaatagaaattatagagaaagaaccattaagaaaaataagtactCCTAtacttaataaaaagaattctgTGCCTATAAAAAAACCACTCAattcattaacaaataaattggtaaacaaacaaacaagaaaagaaaatatagataataaaaacgttcaGCCAGGATCTAAGATAAAGGTAACATCTGACCCAAATTTTATAGAGAAATCTCGAGAGGATGTAAATAGTTCTCCTTTATCTATAAATACTAAGTATAAACATAAAGGTATTCAAACAATAGAAGAGAAACACATAGATCAGCTGTACATGGAAGGTGTTATTAG ATATCCCACTAAGAagaatttaaagaataatgaagaaaagaataaaagtgaATCTTATAAACTTTTAAATAGTCCATCAGAACTAGAAAGTGCGCAATTTGCGAGTATAGAGTTACATGATTCCCCAAAAATTTCAGAGTTACcaataatcaatgaaaaaactGACATTGTAAAGCCAAGTAAAGATCGTAATTCTGTTGCTACTAAAATAGCTGCACAGTTGAATAATGGTGTAGTTCCTACCAATTATCGCAAGGGAGTTGTCCCCAAGTATGATGTTAAAA ATATATTAAGGATCGAAAGGAAGCTCAACAAAAAGCAGAAGAAGCTAAAACAGCTGCATTCTGCCCTGAATGTCCAGAAGGTCATGTCCCCTTACCGGACCACGAGCGTCAGGAGACCTTGCGAATGctga